One window from the genome of Gadus morhua chromosome 16, gadMor3.0, whole genome shotgun sequence encodes:
- the LOC115561606 gene encoding uncharacterized protein LOC115561606 — protein MKPLVKALNILLSETNTHMGWLLPVISQLSTKLNNMESSSKICLPLIRAIQDGVSRRFGEMKEDPELIAAAILLPKFKSNWTDRADVIEAGLTYVRQHLDRMAEVEEVVGQTSSDDEEDFFTSMKVRRSQGTGELDGYLACASSKMDLLQSFPHIKKLALKLNTGLPASAACERLFSCAGLLFTPKRARMNAVNFENLLKLNRKFRD, from the exons ATGAAACCTTTGGTAAAGGCGTTGAACATCTTGCTGTCAGAGACCAACACGCACATGGGGTGGCTCCTTCCAGTGATTTCACAGCTGTCCACGAAGCTCAACAATATGGAAAGCTCCTCAAAGATTTGCCTGCCACTCATCAGAGCAATTCAGGATGGTGTCTCCAGACGCTTTGGTGAGATGAAGGAGGATCCAGAGCTCATTGCTGCTGCCATCCTCCTGCCTAAATTCAAGAGCAACTGGACTGACAGAGCCGATGTCATTGAAGCAG GCCTGACCTATGTGAGGCAGCACCTTGACAGGATGGCAGAGGTGGAAGAGGTCGTTGGGCAAACTTCatctgatgatgaggaggacttCTTCACATCCATGAAGGTCAGAAGATCACAAGGCACGGGGGAGCTGGATGGGTATCTTGCCTGTGCATCAAGTAAGATGGATCTCCTCCAGTCATTTCCACACATCAAGAAACTCGCTCTCAAACTCAACACAGGTCTGCCTGCGTCAGCTGCCTGTGAAAGGCTTTTCAGCTGTGCCGGCCTGCTTTTCACCCCGAAGCGCGCTAGGATGAACGCAGTGAACTTTGAGAACCTGCTCAAACTGAACAGGAAGTTTAGAGATTAA